From the bacterium genome, the window TAGCAGATCTCAGCTTCCCGGGCAAGCTTGGCCTCGGCCATATTCGTCATACCGATAATATCCATGCCCCAGCTGCGGTAAAGATTTGATTCCGCCAAGGTGGAAAATGCCGGGCCTTCCATGTTGATATAAGTCCCTTTAGGATGAATACTGATTTTTAAATCTTTTCCGGAATCATAGATCAGCTGGCTTAAGCAGGAACAGACCGGATGCGAAAATTCGATATGCGCCACTATTCCCCTGGTAAAAAAAGACATCTCCCGTCCGTAATTTGTCCTGTCTACGAACTGGTCCACAACTACGAAATCCAACGGCTTAAGTTCTTCTTTTAAGGAACCGCAGGCGCTTACTGAAATGATCCTTCCTACGCCCAGCTTTTTCATTCCGAAAATATTCGCGCGGTAATTTATGCACCCGGGCGAAATGCGGTGCCCGATGCCGTGGCGGGGGAGAAAAACAACCTCCTTACCCTCTAATTCACCGAGAATAAATTTATCGGACGGTTTTCCAAAAGGCGTATTAACTGCAACTTTCCTTACATTTTTGATTCCTTCTATCTTATATAATCCGCTGCCGCCGATAAT encodes:
- the mtnP gene encoding S-methyl-5'-thioadenosine phosphorylase, encoding MPKIGIIGGSGLYKIEGIKNVRKVAVNTPFGKPSDKFILGELEGKEVVFLPRHGIGHRISPGCINYRANIFGMKKLGVGRIISVSACGSLKEELKPLDFVVVDQFVDRTNYGREMSFFTRGIVAHIEFSHPVCSCLSQLIYDSGKDLKISIHPKGTYINMEGPAFSTLAESNLYRSWGMDIIGMTNMAEAKLAREAEICYATLAAITDYDCWHPQHESVTIEMIIGNLNKNIESSKKILSSVIRNIPGRCSCGCSDALKYAMVTDKKLIPAKTKKDLGIIIGKYLK